One window of Trichoderma breve strain T069 chromosome 3, whole genome shotgun sequence genomic DNA carries:
- a CDS encoding FAD binding domain-containing protein, which translates to MEQYGLLEKLKDVGAIVMQNHTLRRYSTGEVIVNKPLGARAKQIYGAEWMVIHRADYQKLLLQQAQELGAEIQTGAEVVGVSSGYEGEEEKRNKEKTCLILKDGQRVYGDAIIGADGLWSVMREHVLGRPSPPVETGDLAYRGTFTRSQLRQLNDEKVNELLDASNLQVWLGPEKHVVFYPVRHGTEFNLVLIRPDNLPRNVRTFHGNLDEMRDDFEGWDPTLRTLISCLSSALKWKLCHHSELETWVKDSVALLGDASHPTLPYQAQGAAMAVEDGAVIGFLLGRLQSNPALWSEESGKDAITTTLKLYERLRKQRTTVNVLGAVQARVFYHLPDGSEQLERDKLLSELPQSRWESTCKWNWGDAEYQQALLGFDTLADATEHSHKLFEG; encoded by the exons ATGGAACAATATGGTCTGCTGGAAAAGTTGAAAGACGTGGGGGCAATTGTCATGCAAAATCACACTTTGAGGCGATACTCGACCGGTGAGGTGATTGTCAATAAGCCACTGGGGGCACGAGCGAAGCAAATTTACGGGGCAGAATGGAT GGTGATACACAGGGCCGACTATCAGAAACTGCTCCTacaacaagctcaagaacTAGGTGCAGAGATACAAACCGGCGCTGAAGTTGTTGGTGTGAGCTCAGGGTAcgagggggaagaagaaaaaagaaacaaggaaaaaaCATGCCTGATCTTGAAAGACGGACAACGAGTATACGGTGACGCAATCATTGGAGCAGACG GGCTTTGGTCTGTTATGCGAGAACACGTCCTCGGTCGTCCCTCACCACCTGTCGAAACGGGAGATCTAGCATATCGGGGAACATTTACTCGCAGTCAGCTAAGGCAGTTAAACGACGAAAAAGTAAATGAACTACTCGATGCTTCCAACCTTCAAGTTTGGCTTGGACCAGAAAAACATGTTGTTTTTTACCCGGTTCGACACGGAACCGAGTTTAACCTCGTCTTGAT CCGGCCGGATAACCTGCCCCGCAATGTACGCACCTTTCATGGCAACTTAGATGAAATGAGAGACGATTTTGAAGGATGGGACCCAAC CTTGCGAACCCTTATTTCATGCTTAAGCAGCGCTCTGAAGTGGAAGCTATGCCATCATAGCGAACTTGAAACCTGGGTGAAG GATTCGGTTGCCCTGTTGGGAGATGCATCACATCCTACCCTGCCGTATCAAGCACAGGGCGCAGCAATGGCCGTTGAGGACGGCGCAGTGATtggttttcttcttggccggctCCAAAGCAACCCTGCGCTTTGGTCTGAGGAAAGCGGTAAAGATGCCATCACCACAACTCTAAAGTTATATGAGAGATTGCGGAAGCAGAGGACTACGGTGAACGTTCTAGGTGCAGTTCAGGCACGGGTCTTCTATCACCTCCCTGATGGCTctgagcagctggagagagacaaaCTGCTCTCAGAATTGCCTCAATCGCGTTGGGAGTCCACTTGTAAATGGAATTGGGGGGATGCAGAGTATCAGCAAGCATTACTGGGTTTTGATACTCTTGCTGATGCTACAGAACACAGTCACAAACTGTTTGAAGGATGA
- a CDS encoding cytochrome p450 domain-containing protein, which produces MTLELADGILGWCAVALCLIWLVPTYIIYQRYFHPLAKFPGEFSASITDFKKASYFWSLSIDKKILSLHEKYGPVVRIAPNELSFWDPEALSTIFKSGGRAMVKSSFFDGFTTFDPNLFGNRNEEVHALRRRQMAHSFSTASLISMEEIFDRHVMQMRDKLDRYAESGEKVNLKKIIAFYAYDVLGCLYGSLPSLLPYSMKLSGFLPIPWLQTLNRSRQSIRDTLMKAKDPETGKELTVPILLRVVEEMRRKLPLLEQGAYPYTGLEAKLPYMTACVRENFRHTPVFTMPLTRQVMSQSGTVIAGTEVPAGTNVSITNHALHHNPSIWGPDCDEYKPSRWLREGYAKENLKYLMPFGAGHRMCIGRNIAMANILKVVSVVLRNYELEAVDKDETLKIVTVGIGEKEGPLWCRIKKMSC; this is translated from the exons ATGACTCTAGAGTTGGCTGATGGTATACTTGGGTGGTGTGCGGTGGCATTGTGCCTGATTTGGCTTGTTCCAACGTACATCATATATCAAAGATACTTTCATCCGTTGGCAAAGTTTCCCGGAGAATTTTCCGCCAGCATTACGGACTTTAAAAAGGCTTCTTACTTTTGGTCATTGAGCATAGACAAAAAGATCCTCAGCTTGCATGAGAAATACGGCCCCGTGGTGCGCATTGCGCCGAATGAGCTCAGCTTTTGGGACCCAGAAGCCCTATCAACCATTTTTAAATCTGGCGGACGAGCTATGGTGAAAAGTTCATTTTTTGATGGCTTTACAACTTTCGACCCTAATTTATTTGGGAACCGTAATGAAGAA GTTCACGCGCTGCGCAGGCGACAGATGGCACATAGCTTCTCAACAGCTTCCCTCATAAGTATGGAGGAGATTTTCGACCGACATGTTATGCAAATGAGGGATAAACTAGACCGCTACGCGGAGTCTGGAGAAAAGGTTAACCTCAAAAAGATCATAGCCTTCTACGCCTACGATGTACTAG GCTGTCTGTACGGCTCGCTACCCTCCTTGCTTCCCTACTCTATGAAACTGTCCGGCTTTCTTCCGATACCCTGGCTGCAGACTCTTAATCGGAGCCGGCAAAGTATTCGCGACACA CTCATGAAAGCCAAAGATCCTGAGACAGGAAAAGAGCTTACG GTTCCCATACTACTTCGG GTTGTAGAGGAGATGAGGCGAAAACTCCCTTTGCTCGAACAAGGTGCATATCCTTACACAGGATTGGAGGCCAAACTACCCTACATGACAGCCTGCGTGCGAGAGAATTTTCGGCACACGCCTGTATTTACTATGCCGCTTACGCGACAAGTTATGTCTCAGAGTGGGACAGTAATTGCCGGCACAGAAGTTCCAGCGGGT ACCAACGTTTCAATCACCAACCACGCTCTACATCATAACCCCAGCATTTGGGGGCCAGACTGCGATGAATACAAGCCATCTCGATGGCTTAGAGAGGGATATGCAAAAGAGAATCTCAAATACTTAATGCCTTTCGGTGCTGGCCATCGGATGTGCATAGGTCGCAATATTGCAATGGCGAATATCTTGAAAGTGGTTAGTGTTGTATTGAGGAACTATGAGTTGGAAGCGGTGGATAAAGATGAAACCCTGAAAATTGTGACAGTTGGGATAGGAGAGAAGGAAGGTCCCTTGTGGTGTCGTATCAAGAAAATGAGTTGCTGA
- a CDS encoding amidohydrolase domain-containing protein, giving the protein MVDSHGAKNPFERIDTHSHFVPPFYRDESVKYGYSKPDGMPGIPAWTEEAHLEMMRKANITKSILSITSPGTHLVPGNDALARKLTRKCNEFAADLKRRHLDKFGFWASLPLPDVEGSLVEIDYALNVLNADGVAILTNAHGVYLGNTVLKPIFEALNKRNATIFIHPTSPCLQHGDMSQQVSPLTQYPNPMFEFLFDTARTVVDMFVSGTIDRSPNVTIILSHAGGAITPLVARFTEFATSILGLPVQISTESVKKAFQTQFFFDLAGFVFPDQIHGLLPYVDASRILYGSDYPYTPESGVLGILEDMNQDLPQVFKDPHSQKAIYRENAVKILGA; this is encoded by the exons ATGGTTGACTCACATGGGGCCAAGAACCCCTTTGAACGCATCGACACACACTCTCACTTCGTGCCCCCATTTTATAGGGACGAATCTGTAAAATATGGATACAGTAAGCCTGATGGCATGCCTGGGATTCCG GCTTGGACTGAGGAGGCCcacttggagatgatgcgCAAGGCAAACATTACAAAGTCCATCCTTAGCATTACTTCTCCGGGTACTCACCTTGTTCCTGGAAACGACGCTCTAGCACGAAAGCTCACAAGGAAGTGCAACGAATTCGCAGCCGATCTCAAGCGCCGACATCTGGACAAGTTCGGCTTCTGGGCGTCGCTACCTCTTCCCGACGTCGAAGGTAGCCTTGTTGAAATAGACTATGCGCTCAACGTACTAAACGCAGACGGGGTGGCCATTTTAACCAATGCACATGGAGTGTACCTGGGGAACACTGTCCTAAAACCGATCTTTGAGGCGTTGAATAAGAGGAatgccaccatcttcattcaCCCAACCAGTCCTTGCCTGCAGCACGGCGACATGAGCCAACAAGTCTCTCCCTTAACTCAGTACCCAAACCCAATGTTCGAGTTCCTCTTTGATACCGCACGAACGGTCGTAGACATGTTTGTCTCGGGAACTATTGACAGATCGCCTAATGTCACAATCATTCTCTCCCATGCCGGCGGTGCCATCACCCCGCTAGTGGCTCGCTTCACGGAATTTGCCACATCAATCTTGGGACTTCCCGTACAGATAAGCACCGAGTCTGTCAAAAAGGCGTTCCAGACCCAATTTTTCTTCGACCTCGCGGGCTTCGTATTTCCGGACCAAATCCACGGTTTGTTGCCATATGTTGACGCAAGTCGTATCCTTTACGGCAGCGATTACCCGTACACTCCTGAATCTGGGGTTCTCGGTATACTCGAAGATATGAACCAAGATTTACCTCAAGTGTTCAAGGACCCTCATTCCCAAAAAGCGATATATAGAGAGAATGCAGTGAAGATTTTGGGAGCTTAG
- a CDS encoding carboxylesterase family domain-containing protein produces the protein MRKFRLFAAAVLGGLVQHARSDLIESSVSVNGGVFQGIPRTAAGVLEFLGIPFAAPPVGSLRWKPPQPPLNLNGTRQDATAFGHSCYSAVLAPDLADPADQSEDCLTVNIWTTATDTTEKKPVMVWIYGGGFQFGASNRPLYNGAKLALDGVILVSFNYRLGVLGFLALSELDDEGSGSTNFGLQDQLAALRWVRDNISLFGRDPENVTIFKKSARSHSVSLLLASPLSTGLFHKGILESGAYWESDHGSLTTFSEARQRGLALQQKLNASSVAELRSLPAEEVNNAALWDLSTDPGATVFAPSIDNYVVPTAPSVVFDHGDEQKVPILAGFNAREEDFFLAHSLPHQTPEDYVSSAGTFFGNRTNDALQLYPGSTYVQANDSANALAGDLVIRQQTWEALDRHVRVGGQKGYGYYFTYSSPYSPLAMHTAEINYVFGNMGPNESFTYTPPLSPAASGDMEMSETIRSYWTNFAKAGDPNDPNGNLPYWPSYTGYGNCFLELGNLAHAINTPDIDRFRFIRSLRTNSILPLSWRNRVYDN, from the coding sequence ATGCGAAAATTTAGACTTTTTGCTGCGGCTGTCCTTGGGGGCCTAGTGCAACATGCCCGAAGCGACCTTATTGAGTCGAGCGTCAGTGTGAATGGAGGAGTATTTCAGGGAATTCCTAGAACCGCAGCTGGTGTCTTGGAGTTCCTCGGAATTCCCTTTGCGGCACCACCAGTCGGGAGCCTGCGCTGGAAACCTCCCCAGCCCCCTCTCAACTTGAACGGAACTCGCCAAGATGCCACAGCATTCGGACACAGTTGTTACAGCGCTGTGCTAGCCCCCGATCTCGCCGATCCTGCGGACCAGAGTGAAGATTGTCTCACAGTGAATATATGGACAACGGCAACAGACAcaacagaaaaaaagccaGTGATGGTTTGGATATACGGTGGAGGCTTCCAATTTGGAGCTTCCAATAGGCCATTGTATAATGGAGCTAAGCTTGCACTAGATGGTGTAATCCTGGTGAGCTTCAACTATCGTCTGGGAGTTCTCGGGTTCCTGGCACTATCGGAGCTTGACGATGAAGGTAGCGGCTCTACCAACTTTGGCCTTCAGGACCAGCTAGCCGCCCTTCGTTGGGTCCGAGATAACATTTCACTATTTGGAAGAGACCCTGAAAATGTTACAATATTTAAAAAATCTGCAAGATCACATTCGGTCAGTTTGCTATTGGCATCACCTCTCTCAACTGGGTTATTTCATAAGGGTATTCTGGAGAGTGGCGCGTACTGGGAAAGCGATCACGGATCCCTTACGACTTTCTCCGAAGCTCGCCAGAGAGGTCTAGCCCTGCAGCAAAAACTCAATGCATCGTCCGTTGCAGAATTGCGATCTCTTCCTGCAGAAGAAGTGAACAATGCGGCCTTATGGGACCTAAGCACTGACCCCGGGGCCACCGTCTTCGCACCTAGCATCGATAATTACGTTGTTCCTACAGCACCAAGTGTCGTGTTTGACCACGGAGATGAACAGAAGGTGCCTATCCTGGCTGGCTTCAATGCTCGCGAAgaggatttttttcttgcacaTTCCTTGCCTCACCAGACACCTGAGGACTACGTATCGTCTGCAGGAACTTTTTTTGGCAACAGAACAAATGATGCACTACAACTATATCCTGGATCAACATATGTCCAAGCCAATGACTCCGCAAACGCTCTCGCTGGCGATCTGGTTATCCGTCAGCAAACTTGGGAAGCTCTTGATAGGCATGTGCGAGTAGGGGGCCAGAAAGGATATGGCTACTACTTTACATACAGTTCTCCCTACTCTCCATTGGCTATGCATACCGCAGAAATAAACTATGTCTTTGGTAACATGGGGCCAAACGAAAGTTTTACCTAtactcctcctctttctccagCTGCCTCTGGAGACATGGAGATGTCGGAGACGATACGATCTTATTGGACCAACTTCGCCAAAGCTGGGGATCCGAATGACCCAAATGGAAATCTTCCATATTGGCCTAGCTATACCGGCTACGGCAATTGTTTCCTCGAGCTAGGTAATCTAGCTCACGCTATCAATACTCCTGACATAGATCGTTTCCGGTTTATCCGTAGTTTGCGGACAAATAGCATCTTGCCTTTAAGCTGGCGTAATCGGGTTTATGATAATTAA
- a CDS encoding fungal specific transcription factor domain-containing protein: protein MPADSGTAGVEDQTARHHEAELQRKLRSRQCRGWKCTHCDQAFKKREHMVRHIRSHTKERPFACDVCSKSYGRRDSLIRHARTHDRVGSGSTLMTRPLMPSPTDAGEDATDSHPSLIGRSDIHDNVLSANDAPDESACFTDSIGLATDNNIHPHNHWAASGTDIEPTAYLSSPLNSSTRADTSSLSVNQISNAWGSWTDLELFDFGGNTYDPSWLVGRSFDINVLTSSISAAASPWVYGDFSANLTQSQLNERSDGEHNIEESIVDNNVRTQVRNRWHTRPLIESAHPYALKRPENPDRVDEAYRAGLSSRLRPSPHDDVLPSADFLNICIKLYFAKFQPIFPIVHAPSFRPSSESALLLLSICSLGALFVGSAGAAARGRGIFMKLNKAILASWEVYIYRGGREALAVAQAVVLGQTFGMLSGNPNDLLLTESFHGTVIAWARQAGMFKIKDSLLEANHFDPDDLETAWASWSQTEETVRVLAALHIHDSEFASIFHHEPLLRHEPGRLPRCCADELFTASTTSQWQTMIKSLHSSPSTSESQHLTPSVGVAATPNSYSFMNAYVLLSGHSAAIQEARCATLTEAMIGDFHYRLTTWYDAYFPSIRYPSRDPHFLVVLWHETFMSLYVCFDLLERVIGREGSSMRDGDLARIRDWTARVEGQRCVIHAMLIYKRLQTLPIIAEPAIHVPKALFYAGLVVYCYAKFRPNDAPHGDVDIPELRSSDLGRLSAQTSTEPPTASLRQFDPSTLYNITDLLRRQGHWELSRRFSSILEALIDDLADSTVGNL, encoded by the exons ATGCCGGCAGACAGCGGAACGGCTGGTGTTGAAGACCAGACCGCAAGGCACCATGAGGCCGAACTCCAGCGCAAGCTACGGAGTCGGCAGTGCAGGGGATGGAAATGCACGCATTGTGACCAGGCTttcaagaaaagagagcacATGGTCCGACATATCCGATCTCATACGAAGGAAAGGCCGTTTGCCTGTGACGTTTGCTCTAAAAGCTATGGGCGCCG TGACTCTCTGATCCGACACGCGCGAACACATGACCGCGTGGGAAGTGGCAGCACTTTGATGACACGGCCGCTGATGCCCTCGCCTACAG ACGCAGGTGAAGATGCCACAGACAGTCATCCGTCACTCATTGGGCGGTCCGATATTCACGACAACGTGCTATCCGCGAATGATGCCCCAGATGAATCAGCATGCTTTACTGATTCAATCGGCTTGGCGACGGATAATAATATTCACCCGCATAATCATTGGGCCGCGTCTGGAACTGATATTGAGCCCACAGCTtatctttcttctcccctgAACTCTTCTACACGCGCGGACACCAGTTCCCTTAGTGTTAATCAGATCTCTAATGCTTGGGGAAGTTGGACAGATTTAGAGTTGTTCGATTTTGGTGGCAATACTTATGACCCGTCTTGGCTAGTGGGGAGAAGTTTCGATATTAATGTTCTGacttcctccatctcggcagCCGCTTCGCCATGGGTATACGGCGATTTTTCTGCCAATCTCACCCAAAGCCAGCTAAATGAGCGCTCCGATGGAGAACACAACATAGAAGAGTCGATTGTCGATAACAACGTCCGAACCCAAGTCCGAAACCGATGGCACACACGGCCACTCATCGAATCGGCGCATCCGTACGCGCTCAAGAGACCGGAAAACCCGGATCGAGTAGATGAAGCATATCGTGCTGGTCTTTCAAGCCGGCTTCGGCCAAGTCCTCATGATGATGTTCTGCCATCTGCTGACTTTCTA AATATATGCATCAAGCTGTACTTTGCCAAATTCCAGCCCATATTCCCCATCGTTCACGCCCCTTCGTTTCGACCTTCTTCAGAGAGCGCACTTCTCCTTCTATCTATTTGCTCTCTGGGTGCGTTATTCGTGGGATCAgccggcgctgctgctcgtgGTAGAGGAATCTTTATGAAATTGAACAAGGCAATTCTGGCATCG TGGGAAGTCTATATCTACCGAGGCGGGCGCGAAGCACTGGCTGTAGCACAAGCCGTTGTTCTCGGTCAGACATTTGGAATGCTCTCCGGCAACCCCAACGATCTCTTGTTGACTGAAAGTTTCCATGGCACCGTCATTGCATGGGCCCGGCAGGCTGGAATGTTCAAAATTAAGGATTCTCTACTAGAAGCCAACCATTTCGATCCTGATGATTTAGAAACTGCGTGGGCATCATGGTCTCAAACAGAGGAAACCGTTCGTGTGCTGGCGGCATTGCACATTCACGACTCTGAATTCGCGTCTATCTTTCACCACGAACCATTGTTACGACACGAGCCAGGACGGCTACCGCGCTGCTGCGCAGATGAGCTATTCACAGCATCCACAACTTCTCAGTGGCAAACAATGATCAAGTCGCTACACTCTTCCCCATCAACAAGCGAGTCGCAGCATCTCACTCCGTCTGTGGGTGTAGCTGCAACACCAAATTCCTACTCATTCATGAACGCGTATGTGCTACTTTCCGGTCACAGCGCGGCCATCCAGGAAGCCCGATGTGCAACTCTAACTGAGGCAATGATTGGAGACTTTCATTACCGTCTAACAACTTGGTACGATGCGTACTTTCCAAGCATCCGTTATCCGAGTCGTGACCCCCACTTCCTCGTTGTGCTCTGGCATGAGACATTCATGTCACTGTACGTCTGCTTCGACTTGTTAGAACGCGTGATAGGGCGAGAAGGGTCGTCGATGAGGGATGGCGACCTCGCGCGCATCCGTGATTGGACGGCAAGGGTAGAAGGACAGCGTTGTGTCATTCACGCCATGCTCATCTACAAGCGTTTACAGACACTACCCATCATCGCGGAGCCTGCTATCCATGTGCCAAAGGCGCTGTTTTATGCAGGTCTAGTCGTATACTGCTATGCCAAGTTTCGACCAAACGACGCTCCCCATGGCGATGTAGATATTCCCGAGCTTCGATCAAGCGACCTTGGACGCCTGTCGGCACAAACTTCGACAGAGCCCCCTACAGCTAGCCTCCGCCAATTCGATCCGAGCACATTGTACAACATTACTGACCTTCTTCGCCGCCAAGGGCACTGGGAACTATCCCGCAGATTTTCCTCGATCTTGGAAGCCCTGATCGACGACCTTGCAGATTCTACAGTCGGCAATCTCTAA
- a CDS encoding major facilitator superfamily domain-containing protein, giving the protein MERVEQVSNHSPVASQIEREAEADFVPGTEVMTAANGARSDNQDSIVLIPQPTNDPHDPLNWSTLWKTLVIVNQGIFVITSVIPTLSIAPLTPIFMQQWQKSLTDVALLTGVTVILLGYCNFIIIPSCEIFGRRITLLVCAILNIGACIWQATATSYGSFLGARILAGTGASANESIMNVVVTDIYFLHERGKYVGSYFWCYFMGLFLGPIISGAVAENVSFRIFFWACTGAQGLNIIALLFFFPETRRSREQSPIPGVTIQNFQLEIQGSGRPSRSQFGIFQPIDRTAWRSVVRHFFTPAYILFFPIIFWASMATGSAANALLAVNILQSPGLSAPPYNFTPAQVGYANFALVVGGVFGLAVAGPWSDCVSQKATIKNKGIREPEMRLISLSPFIVVVIIGLIVFSVGLQEKWPWPAVIIIGFGFVGIQVVAIPTITITYAIDCYRPISGEIMAIATVCKNTFGFGMTYFVNDWATADGFVPPVMLLMAMTAGFTLVGMVALIFYGKSCRRITRNSRVHSF; this is encoded by the exons ATGGAGAGAGTTGAACAGGTTTCCAACCACTCGCCTGTGGCGTCCCAAATTGAGAGGGAGGCTGAGGCCGACTTTGTGCCAGGCACAGAGGTCATGACTGCTGCAAATGGGGCGAGATCCGACAATCAAGACTCAATCGTCCTCATTCCACAGCCAACAAATGATCCACACGATCCACTT AACTGGAGTACCTTGTGGAAAACTTTGGTTATTGTCAATCAGGGCATCTTCGTTATAACCAGTGTCATTCCAACTCTGTCCATAGCGCCATTGACACCGATTTTCAtgcagcaatggcaaaagTCATTGACCGATGTCGCTTTGTTG ACTGGAGTGACTGTTATTCTTCTAGGCTACtgcaacttcatcatcatccctAGCTGCGAGATTTTTGGACGACGGATAACCCTCCTTGTCTGCGCGATACTCAATATTGGTGCTTGCATCTGGCAAGCAACTGCAACGTCGTATGGCTCGTTCCTAGGTGCCCGGATTCTTGCGGGGACCGGAGCTTCCGCAAACGAGAGTATTATGAATGTCGTTGTTACCGACATTTATTTCCTCCACGAGCGCGGTAAATATGTTGGATCCTACTT CTGGTGTTATTTTATGGGTCTCTTCCTTGGCCCTATCATCTCAGGAGCTGTTGCAGAGAATGTTTCTTTcagaatcttcttctgggcctGTACCGGTGCTCAGGGGCTCAACATCATTGCACtgttgtttttctttccagAGACACGTCGATCACGAGAGCAGAGTCCTATTCCAGGCGTCACC ATTCAGAACTTCCAACTGGAGATTCAGGGGAGCGGAAGGCCTAGTCGGTCCCAGTTTGGCATCTTTCAACCCATTGACCGGACTGCCTGGCGATCGGTAGTCCGGCACTTCTTCACCCCAGCAtatatcctcttctttcctaTCATCTTCTGGGCATCGATGGCGACTGGATCAGCGGCGAATGCCCTTCTAGCGGTCAACATATTACAGTCCCCGGGTCTCTCTGCGCCGCCTTACAATTTCACGCCAGCGCAGGTCGGATATGCTAATTTTGCGCTGGTGGTTGGAGGTGTATTCGGACTCGCCGTCGCCGGACCATGGTCGGATTGTGTTTCACAGAAAGCAACGATAAAGAACAAGGGTATTCGGGAACCGGAAATGCGACTCATATCCTTAAGCCCATTCATTGTGGTCGTTATTATTGGACTAATT GTATTCAGCGTTGGTTTGCAAGAAAAATGGCCGTGGcccgccgtcatcatcatcggctttggctttgtggGCATCCAAGTCGTCGCGATCCctaccatcaccatcacatACGCCATTGACTGTTATAGGCCAATATCAGGAGAGATTATGGCTATTGCAACCGTCTGCAAGAACACCTTTGGG TTTGGGATGACATATTTTGTGAATGATTGGGCTACCGCAGACGGCTTTGTACCACCAGTTATGCTTCTTATGGCGATGACTGCTGGTTTCACGCTGGTGGGAATGGTCGCATTGATATTCTACGGGAAGAGCTGCAGGCGCATCACGCGAAATTCGAGAGTGCATTCATTTTAG
- a CDS encoding fumarylacetoacetate (FAA) hydrolase family domain-containing protein — MPNWTHLIRFRAVEDGQVHLGQVVDTSRDVGVDCLNGVEVKAFLINGDIFNGTVTNHVLTVDHLLSPVSREQCNYIRCLGLNYKDHAAEGGFPIPSELEVFTKPRAALTGPYPAAIPIPKCAQDGTSDYEAELCIIVGKTGRDIPEDKALEYILGYTASNDVSARTLQLAAKQWSFSKGLDNSCPIGPVLVSPSVIDDPQSLSIKAIYNGQTVQDGNTKDMIFSIKKQISSLSRGTTLEAGSMVLTGTPAGIGYFRNPRVSLENGSRIDIHIEKIGTLVNKVKYDII; from the exons ATGCCAAACTGGACTCACTTGATTCGCTTTAGGGCCGTCGAAGATGGTCAAGTTCATCTAGGGCAGGTAGTTGATACTTCACGAGATGTTGGAGTCGACTGTCTGAATGGCGTTGAAGTCaaagcttttttaattaatgGTGATATATTCAACGGTACAGTAACCAATCATGTACTTACTGTAGATCAT CTACTGTCTCCAGTTAGCCGAGAGCAGTGTAACTACATTAGGTGCCTCGGACTCAACTACAAAGATCACGCCGCG GAAGGAGGATTCCCGATTCCAAGCGAGCTCGAAGTTTTCACAAAGCCTCGAGCGGCACTCACAGGCCCATATCCGGCAGCAATTCCTATTCCAAAATGCGCCCAAGACGGAACAAGCGACTACGAAGCCGAACTCTGTATAATAGTTGGCAAAACTGGTCGAGATATTCCCGAGGATAAGGCTCTAGAGTACATCCTTGGGTATACTGCATCAAACGATGTTTCGGCGAGAACCCTGCAGCTTGCGGCTAAACAATGGTCATTCTCAAAGGGTCTTGACAATAGTTGCCCGATAG GGCCGGTGCTTGTTTCTCCCTCGGTCATTGATGATCCACAGTCTCTCAGCATCAAGGCCATTTACAACGGCCAGACGGTTCAGGACGGTAATACGAAGGACATGATCTTTTCGATCAAGAAGCAAATCTCTAGCCTTTCTAGAGGAACGACGTTAGAGGCAGGATCGATGGTCCTGACTGGAACGCCAGCTGGTATTGGGTATTTCCGAAACCCTCGTGTGAGCTTGGAGAATGGAAGCAGGATTGATATACATATTGAGAAAATTGGAACACTGGTGAACAAGGTAAAATATGATATTATATAG